gaagaGAGCCCTTCTTGCTCACAGCACCCAGCATCTAACACCAAGAAAGAACTGAATGTTTAAACTGAATTCCTTCTTCGTTTACATCAGGTAAATCTCTTGGTGAATCTTTACATTGATGATGGCACTGTGAATGTTAATACTGTACCTGCTTCAGGCTGAATGGAGGGTGCTGGTCTACTTCGGTGCTGGTCTACTTCGATGCCAGTCTAGAAAATAAATCCATGGCTAACTGATGCTCCAGGGAGCAATTTCAACTTTGCAAAAGGTACTCTCAGTCAtcatcttgaaaaaaaataaaacaacccaaacctcAAGCATTCAATTGTCTGTATAGCAGGCGTTTGAAAAATCTTGTTGTTGTAGGCAATAACTGTAACAAAGAACAGAATTGCTGCTTGTGGAGTAGGAGGAAAAAAGttcaaaataaatgaatacaaCTCATCGGCTGCAACAACCTTTATGAAAAATCTGCTTTCTGATTCCAGAGAACCTCTAATCAACTAACAGAGAAGCATATGCTCTATTTTAAGCTGTGCATAATGTAATGGATAGCTATAATTACTTCAATAGAATAAGAACAGTATCAGTCAATATGTACTGTAAGTCAGGCAAGTTAGTTATTTTGTCAGCAGTTGGAACAGACAGATGATCATGTTTGTTAATATTTCACATTCATCATTACATTTATTTGCTTACTTACAAACTTGTATGAAGTGCTACTTTCCAGCCAAATAAATCATGAACTCTAGATAACACAAACATTGTACAGAAATATGAATTACACGTGCATAGGATACAAGCATGAGAGGGATGGGGGACAGAAAGTAGTGCTCACTCTTCAAGATTTAAACCAAAATTGATCCAAAGGCTTGCAAGTCTTGCTGCATGTTGTATACACAGTAACATATCCACCTAGTTTAATATTTACCAGGAAAATCACAAAGCCCTCTCAGGCTACAGCAGCATATAATCTCCTTGAATGTTTTCCTGAGCTCCTGACTCCGGAATGCATAGATAAGTGGATCGATGATGGAATTGCACATGATGAGGATGAGGTAGAAGTTAAAGTGGGACATGAAGCACACACAGTAAGGGTTGTAGGGGCAGGAGATGTAGAAAATCAGATGCAGGAAAAATGGAGCCCAGCACACAACAAAAACTCCAATCAGGATGGTGAGAGTGATGGCCCCTTTCATGTTGGCCCCTTGGCGAATAGGGCCAGTCCCTGGAAGAACAGCAATCTTTTTGATATGTGTCCGAGCCATCATAAACATGTGGACATAGAGGGATGCCATGAGAATGAGCATAGTGAAGAACATGCTAATAAGGCAGATGATGACAACACTGCTGTCGGAGTAAATGATAAACAAAATGCCTGAGACTGTGCAAGCAGCCCATATGCATGTGATGATGACCCCTACGCGCTTCACCGTCATGATATTATGGTACTGGAGGGCATAAAAGATAGTAAAGTACCTGTCCACTGCTATTGACAGAAGACTGCAAATTGATGCAAGCAAGGAACTGCAAATCACTGAGTCAATAACATTGTCAATGTTTATAGTAAAGCTCTGTGCATCTGTGTCTGTATTGTTTAGCAGCGTGATGACAATAGTTTCTGATCCATTAGATACACTCACTAGCATATCAGCAACTGCCAAGCTACAGATGAAGAAGTACATGGGTGAGTGGAGGTTCTTGTTCTTGGCTATCGCGACAATGACCAAGACATTCTCCAGCAAGCTGATGATGCCCAGAGTCACAAACACTTCAGGGGATACAAAGAGTTGCTCATAGCAGCCTCCTGAGGAATGGCCCTTTCCATTCAGCTCGCTGGCACTTCCATGCAGTCCATAGCTGTGGTTCCAGAAATGGAGAGGCTGGAGTGTCCCACGGTGCTGGGTGGAATTCATCTTATGGAGATCTCCTTTCAGCTTCCTGCTTTGAAAACTCCTGGTCCTTTTGCATTCCTCTGAAAAGCTTCTTTGCCTTTTCAgcttgggaagaaaaggaaaatagctAGCACCGAGGCAGGCAGCAATTCAGAAGACTTTGACTGCTGTTGCAAAATAAGGTTTCAAAAACAGAAATTCTGATTTACTCTCTCACAGATGCAGTTTCTAATCATCATCACATTTACCTTGGTGATCTATGTCACAGAGTCCCAACAGTCTGTTATTTTGCATCAGATTCTTCCCTATGGTTAGATCCCGTTTAGTTCACTGGTAAGCTGCAAGACTTTTTTGTTCCCTTCCATTAAGAGAGGCAAACATAAAATGCCCAAGTGacagctgcaaagcagaaactAATTTCAAA
This sequence is a window from Lathamus discolor isolate bLatDis1 chromosome 2, bLatDis1.hap1, whole genome shotgun sequence. Protein-coding genes within it:
- the MC4R gene encoding melanocortin receptor 4 isoform X2; amino-acid sequence: MENLLQLWRNREIEEKEKANRNCPDHKLLWTFLRRVAPTFCMWNYMREHKAIQNMTAPYGAGIELKRQRSFSEECKRTRSFQSRKLKGDLHKMNSTQHRGTLQPLHFWNHSYGLHGSASELNGKGHSSGGCYEQLFVSPEVFVTLGIISLLENVLVIVAIAKNKNLHSPMYFFICSLAVADMLVSVSNGSETIVITLLNNTDTDAQSFTINIDNVIDSVICSSLLASICSLLSIAVDRYFTIFYALQYHNIMTVKRVGVIITCIWAACTVSGILFIIYSDSSVVIICLISMFFTMLILMASLYVHMFMMARTHIKKIAVLPGTGPIRQGANMKGAITLTILIGVFVVCWAPFFLHLIFYISCPYNPYCVCFMSHFNFYLILIMCNSIIDPLIYAFRSQELRKTFKEIICCCSLRGLCDFPGKY
- the MC4R gene encoding melanocortin receptor 4 isoform X3, yielding MWNYMREHKAIQNMTAPYGAGIEGFPWNTAHKLPFSSCQLKRQRSFSEECKRTRSFQSRKLKGDLHKMNSTQHRGTLQPLHFWNHSYGLHGSASELNGKGHSSGGCYEQLFVSPEVFVTLGIISLLENVLVIVAIAKNKNLHSPMYFFICSLAVADMLVSVSNGSETIVITLLNNTDTDAQSFTINIDNVIDSVICSSLLASICSLLSIAVDRYFTIFYALQYHNIMTVKRVGVIITCIWAACTVSGILFIIYSDSSVVIICLISMFFTMLILMASLYVHMFMMARTHIKKIAVLPGTGPIRQGANMKGAITLTILIGVFVVCWAPFFLHLIFYISCPYNPYCVCFMSHFNFYLILIMCNSIIDPLIYAFRSQELRKTFKEIICCCSLRGLCDFPGKY
- the MC4R gene encoding melanocortin receptor 4 isoform X1, producing the protein MENLLQLWRNREIEEKEKANRNCPDHKLLWTFLRRVAPTFCMWNYMREHKAIQNMTAPYGAGIEGFPWNTAHKLPFSSCQLKRQRSFSEECKRTRSFQSRKLKGDLHKMNSTQHRGTLQPLHFWNHSYGLHGSASELNGKGHSSGGCYEQLFVSPEVFVTLGIISLLENVLVIVAIAKNKNLHSPMYFFICSLAVADMLVSVSNGSETIVITLLNNTDTDAQSFTINIDNVIDSVICSSLLASICSLLSIAVDRYFTIFYALQYHNIMTVKRVGVIITCIWAACTVSGILFIIYSDSSVVIICLISMFFTMLILMASLYVHMFMMARTHIKKIAVLPGTGPIRQGANMKGAITLTILIGVFVVCWAPFFLHLIFYISCPYNPYCVCFMSHFNFYLILIMCNSIIDPLIYAFRSQELRKTFKEIICCCSLRGLCDFPGKY
- the MC4R gene encoding melanocortin receptor 4 isoform X4, which gives rise to MNSTQHRGTLQPLHFWNHSYGLHGSASELNGKGHSSGGCYEQLFVSPEVFVTLGIISLLENVLVIVAIAKNKNLHSPMYFFICSLAVADMLVSVSNGSETIVITLLNNTDTDAQSFTINIDNVIDSVICSSLLASICSLLSIAVDRYFTIFYALQYHNIMTVKRVGVIITCIWAACTVSGILFIIYSDSSVVIICLISMFFTMLILMASLYVHMFMMARTHIKKIAVLPGTGPIRQGANMKGAITLTILIGVFVVCWAPFFLHLIFYISCPYNPYCVCFMSHFNFYLILIMCNSIIDPLIYAFRSQELRKTFKEIICCCSLRGLCDFPGKY